A genomic stretch from Sulfurimonas sediminis includes:
- a CDS encoding MATE family efflux transporter, which translates to MFSKIISPDTKKVLSLAFPAALKHLVDILQVLIDMLMVGTVSVAALAAVGMSMQFMMIINVLMTLYVIGGNALISRFIGQGRKKRASALLFSLVILAVILAFFVTIGGYFGSTHFYSWMGATPAVVEQGSIYFKVLSLGIVVIFLDNLLYNALSAAGDTKSSLYIKLFSAALNAFLNYVLIFGHFGFEARGIEGAAIATVISYIFNVVAYYIFIKKMNSSLDFIPIVRIKDVKRVLKVGWSAALDRGISSMSFLVFVSIITAYGTAELAGYQVGLRVEGIAFMPGFGFAIAAMALVGQNIGKKDFDKAYNMGIISGRIAYVFMGSVGLIMILFPEFLVSFFTKDALTIAVASKYLILVGLAQIPLAIMFVYSAALRGAGATKTTLKVNVSSLWLFRVIPSYIAYHMGYGVVVIFAIMNIETLIKGIIYRYLYSKREWLYTKV; encoded by the coding sequence ATTTTTTCAAAAATAATTTCACCGGATACTAAAAAAGTTCTCTCCCTTGCCTTTCCTGCAGCGCTCAAACACCTTGTAGATATTTTACAGGTGCTTATAGATATGCTGATGGTGGGAACCGTGAGTGTTGCGGCACTTGCAGCTGTCGGTATGAGTATGCAGTTTATGATGATAATCAATGTGTTGATGACGCTGTATGTCATAGGCGGCAATGCACTTATATCTCGATTTATTGGGCAGGGCAGAAAAAAAAGAGCCTCGGCACTTCTCTTTTCGCTTGTCATTCTTGCCGTAATTTTGGCTTTTTTTGTCACGATAGGGGGTTATTTCGGCAGCACGCATTTTTACAGCTGGATGGGGGCAACACCTGCCGTTGTAGAGCAGGGCAGTATCTACTTTAAAGTTTTATCACTCGGCATTGTCGTGATATTTTTGGACAACCTGCTTTATAATGCTCTGAGTGCCGCGGGAGATACAAAAAGTTCTTTGTATATCAAACTTTTTTCTGCTGCTTTGAATGCTTTTTTAAATTATGTATTGATATTTGGGCATTTTGGATTTGAAGCCAGGGGCATAGAAGGTGCGGCTATTGCGACAGTCATCTCTTATATATTTAATGTTGTTGCCTACTATATATTTATAAAAAAGATGAATTCGAGCCTGGATTTTATCCCGATTGTGCGAATCAAAGATGTCAAAAGAGTTCTAAAAGTCGGTTGGAGTGCGGCGCTTGACCGTGGTATATCGAGTATGAGTTTTTTGGTTTTTGTCTCCATCATCACTGCGTATGGAACGGCAGAACTTGCAGGTTATCAGGTAGGACTCCGGGTTGAGGGCATTGCCTTTATGCCCGGTTTTGGTTTTGCTATCGCCGCAATGGCACTGGTCGGGCAAAATATTGGTAAAAAAGATTTTGACAAAGCCTATAATATGGGGATAATTTCCGGACGGATTGCTTATGTATTTATGGGAAGTGTCGGGCTGATTATGATACTTTTTCCGGAGTTTCTTGTCAGTTTTTTTACAAAAGACGCTCTGACGATTGCAGTTGCTTCAAAGTATCTGATACTGGTAGGCTTGGCACAGATTCCGCTTGCAATTATGTTTGTTTATTCCGCAGCACTTCGAGGAGCCGGTGCCACAAAAACCACCCTCAAAGTCAATGTCTCTTCTTTATGGCTTTTTCGTGTGATTCCTTCCTATATAGCTTATCATATGGGCTATGGAGTTGTTGTGATTTTTGCTATTATGAATATAGAAACTTTGATAAAAGGCATCATATACCGGTACTTGTACTCTAAAAGAGAGTGGCTTTATACAAAAGTATAA
- a CDS encoding MFS transporter, which yields MKEYIKLLKEEKVLRQLSTIQLISYFGAWFSNVAIYTLLIELHVSASVVGFVAMLNFFAGVLQAPYSGPVIDRMNPKKLMLLLITVEIVATVSLIFVTEVSDLLLLYVLIFFKMAAASFYFTTEMSLLPKILHGSKLQRANELHSIIWSFSYTLGMAVSGFVVYWFGIKTAFLLDGLMFFIAFWLLFYTEIKIEILKIEENIFRMMQETFVYLKRTPKALHLMIIHSFVGLTAFDALVALMVDEYYASFIAASLALGLLHSARAVGLVIGPVYIGKWINNTRLVYVFIAQGTAVWIWAFLMHNFYLSLAASVLVGFFTTTLWSYSYTLLQKNIEKKYYGRIVAYNDMLFLSSAAFTSYMIGFLAAHSFSLEAITAIIGSGFFVGAIYYKYVLKSQKIKEISL from the coding sequence ATGAAAGAATATATAAAATTACTCAAAGAAGAGAAAGTATTAAGACAGCTTTCGACAATTCAGCTGATTTCTTATTTTGGGGCCTGGTTTTCCAATGTTGCTATTTATACTCTGCTTATTGAGTTACATGTATCCGCCTCTGTTGTCGGTTTTGTAGCAATGCTGAACTTTTTTGCCGGTGTTTTACAGGCTCCGTATTCGGGTCCTGTTATAGACAGGATGAATCCCAAGAAACTAATGCTGCTGCTTATAACAGTGGAAATAGTCGCTACTGTTTCTTTGATATTTGTGACAGAGGTTTCGGACTTGTTGCTTTTGTATGTACTGATATTTTTTAAAATGGCAGCAGCTTCATTCTATTTTACGACAGAGATGTCACTTTTGCCAAAAATCCTGCATGGGAGCAAATTGCAGCGTGCTAATGAACTGCACTCTATTATCTGGTCGTTTTCATATACACTGGGAATGGCAGTAAGCGGTTTTGTTGTCTATTGGTTTGGTATAAAAACGGCCTTTTTGCTTGACGGATTGATGTTTTTTATAGCTTTTTGGCTGCTCTTTTATACAGAAATTAAAATAGAAATACTGAAAATTGAAGAAAATATTTTTAGAATGATGCAGGAGACTTTTGTTTATCTCAAAAGAACACCAAAAGCTCTTCATCTGATGATTATCCACTCTTTTGTCGGACTGACAGCATTTGATGCTTTGGTGGCCTTGATGGTCGATGAGTATTATGCCTCTTTTATCGCGGCTTCACTGGCTCTTGGACTACTGCACTCGGCTCGTGCCGTAGGTCTTGTCATCGGTCCGGTATATATTGGAAAATGGATTAACAACACAAGGCTTGTTTATGTATTTATAGCCCAGGGAACAGCTGTCTGGATATGGGCTTTTTTGATGCATAATTTTTATCTTTCTTTGGCAGCGAGCGTGCTTGTCGGTTTTTTTACAACGACTTTATGGTCTTACAGTTATACGCTTTTGCAAAAAAATATAGAAAAAAAATACTATGGACGGATTGTTGCCTATAATGACATGCTGTTTTTGTCTTCGGCAGCTTTTACTTCGTATATGATTGGCTTTTTGGCAGCACATTCATTTTCTTTAGAGGCAATTACGGCTATAATTGGCAGCGGTTTTTTTGTTGGCGCTATTTACTATAAATATGTACTTAAAAGTCAAAAAATAAAAGAGATTTCATTATGA
- a CDS encoding coproporphyrinogen III oxidase produces MTLILADSKEAQEAYTLVTALQKRFVDKLDTLSQNFGAGKKFKEVTWLRDEGIHGGGNRFEAQDKKLFNTASVNVSQVHYDDMPEKNLKSATAISTIIHPNNPHVPSVHIHISLTELRNAPSYWRIMADLNPAIANEEDKKMFDSALKKLGRENYEAGRAQGDKYFTIPALQRTRGISHFYLENYKTDNKQADADFAKNFGEGIIDTYINITTNALQTRTEISKEALQQQLDYHTLYLFQVLTLDRGTTSGLFIHDQNDIGIMGSLPLHVNKALLLSWKNKMQKPQDKLVQNIADAIADKGVIDTFTKEKLAKTVRTHYNKYPQALSMQASGNTIPNTVGNHKN; encoded by the coding sequence ATGACACTAATTTTAGCAGACTCAAAAGAAGCACAAGAAGCATACACACTCGTCACTGCTTTGCAAAAAAGATTTGTTGACAAACTTGATACCCTTTCACAAAACTTTGGAGCCGGTAAAAAGTTCAAAGAAGTGACTTGGCTCAGAGATGAAGGCATACACGGGGGCGGAAACAGATTTGAAGCACAGGACAAAAAGCTTTTCAATACCGCAAGCGTTAATGTGTCCCAAGTACATTATGATGACATGCCAGAAAAAAATCTCAAAAGTGCCACAGCCATTTCAACCATCATTCACCCAAATAATCCGCATGTTCCCTCTGTGCATATTCACATCAGTCTGACAGAGTTGCGTAATGCACCCTCGTATTGGCGAATTATGGCTGATTTGAATCCTGCAATTGCCAATGAAGAAGATAAAAAAATGTTTGACAGTGCTCTTAAAAAGCTTGGGAGAGAAAACTATGAAGCAGGAAGAGCACAGGGAGACAAATATTTTACAATTCCCGCCCTGCAACGCACACGTGGCATCTCCCATTTTTACCTTGAAAACTACAAAACAGACAACAAACAAGCCGACGCCGATTTTGCAAAAAACTTTGGAGAGGGCATTATAGACACCTACATCAACATCACAACAAATGCTCTGCAGACAAGAACAGAAATCTCAAAAGAGGCACTCCAACAGCAACTTGACTACCACACTCTCTATCTTTTTCAGGTCTTGACACTTGACAGAGGCACCACTTCAGGACTGTTCATCCACGACCAAAACGACATCGGCATAATGGGCTCACTCCCTTTACATGTAAACAAAGCACTCTTGCTCTCTTGGAAAAACAAAATGCAAAAACCCCAGGATAAACTGGTACAAAACATTGCAGATGCCATAGCCGACAAGGGAGTCATTGACACATTCACAAAAGAAAAACTCGCCAAAACAGTACGCACACATTACAATAAATACCCTCAGGCACTCAGCATGCAAGCCAGCGGAAACACAATCCCAAATACTGTTGGGAACCATAAAAACTAA